The nucleotide sequence AACTTTCTAACGATCTATATTTTTATACTATATACCTCTTTCTTCACCCCCAAACAGCACAATGCCGTCTTTTGTGAGTGGTTTGTTGTAATACAAACAAATACTGCGGTGGGCAATATCTTTTATTTTAGGGATGATGTTTTCGGTGTATTCCGTATTGATGTCGGTGCCCACAATGTTTATTTCAATGGTGCCGCTATCAATTCCCTTGGCGTAATCGCCTATTAACTCAATGGTTTGCACATTGCCCATGCGCTCTACCACTTGTTCCACAATGGCATCTAACCCTAAATATTTGTGCACCACTTGTTGCAATAATTGAAACATGGGGTGTTTGGTATTGGCTTTGTAGGCAATTTTGTTGCTTACTTCTTTTTTTTGCAAATACCCGGCTTCCGATAAATGGTTCAACTCTTTCCGAATGGCATTGGTTGACTCGTTAAACTCGGATGCCAAACCTCGCAAATGTCCTGAATTGGCGGAAGTTACAAAAAACTTTACCAATAGCTTTACACGGGTTTTTGAGGTGATTAATGATTCTAACATTTTGTTATTAAAACGAGCAGTAAAGGTACTCGTTTTTTGTTAACGAACAAATTTTTGCTAAAAATTTTACGATTTGGTAATCTGGTTCTTTTACTGTATAGCGTAGGAATGTATATTGTATGTTTGGGTGATGAGGTTGATAGCGCCATTCTTGGAAATGATTTAATATGTTGTTGATTGGTTTAAAGTTTAAGGTTTTGGTTGCTGTATATTGTATGAATGTATATTGTATGTTTGGGTGATGTGGTTCAGAGTGCAATTTGTGGGAATATTTTAATCTGTGGTTCACTCGTTTAATGGCTCACCTGTTTACTCGTTTAAAGTTTAAAATTGAGTGAAACAGTAATTCTTATTTTGAAACCGTAAAACTCCCCCTTTGAAGGGGGATTAAGGGGGATGTAATTTTTTTTGGTATAATGTAAAATGTATATATGGGTGATGTGGTTGATAGTGCCATTCTTGCAAATCTTTTAATCTATGGTTGTAGGTTTGTAGGTTGCTTTAAAATTTGTCCTTATCAAATTAGGAAAATGAGAATGCAGAAGGTTTTATATACCTTTCCAAAATTCATCAGTTAAATAAAAAACGGTATCAATGAAGTATAAAATATCATTTTGTGTTAGCACATTTTCATCATGTAAATCTTCCAATATGATTCCTATTTCCTTATTGATATAATCATTGTTACGGTTATTATAAAAACCATTTGCAGTCAAAAAACTTTTTACCTTATTTAAATCGGTCACAGATGTAACAGAAACATAGTTTTGCTGCACAACCGCATATAAAACATTATTATCTTTAGTAAATCCTTTTAATTCATAAGCTGTATCGGCGAAAAAGAAATTATGAAGAAGTAAATTAAATAAATAATCTCGCCAAGAACTATAATAAATAGCGTCGTTTAATTTTAATACATATTCGCTATCTTTCAGATAAACCTTTTGTTCAGCTCCCTCACTTACATACTGCGAAAAATCAATGTTATTAATCCACAAATGATTTGCGGTTATATAACTTTCTAAGACCTTTGTTTCTTGTTCTTTGAAAGACTTTTCAACTTCAGTTGTTGTGCTTGCTTGCGTGCCATTGCTAAGGTAACTGGTAATTGCTTGGATAACTGTTCCAAACCTAACTTGGCTCTTTCCTGAAAGGATATGCTATAATTCATGTTTCAAACTATTTTGCATCTACAAATGTAAAGAATATTTTTATTTCACTAAAAGAGATGATTCAATGGATAAATGTGAATTTGCTGATAAACAAATGATTCGCTGAAATAAATCTAGTTGAGAGTGGAATTCTTGGAAATTATTTAATCTGTGGTTCACTTGTTCACTCGTTTACTGGCTCACCTGTTTACTAGTTTAAGGTTTTGTTTGATGTATAGCGTATGAATGTATATTGTATGATCGGGTGATGTTGTAAATAGCGCAATTTGTGGAAAACCATTAATTTGTCGCGAATTGGTTTAGAGTTTAAGGTTTAAGGTTGCAATGAAAAGCGGATTCAACTGTTTACTTATACTTTTTTTACACTATACAACAATACAATTTACAATATACATTTGTGTATTATAAATATTCCAACATCCCCCCTGCCCCCCTTCAAAGGGGGAATATTTGCAGTTTTGTTTTTAATTTGGGATTATAAAAAAAGTTACTTTTAAACTGGAAGTTTTAATAGGAACTACTATCTTATTTTGAAACCACAAAACTCCCCCTTTGAAGGGGGATTAAGGGGGATGTAATTTTTTTTGTATAATGTAAAATGTATATCGTATGTGTGGGTGATGTTATAAACAGCGCAATTCGTGGAAAACCATTAATCTGTCGCGAATTGTTTTAAAGTTTATTATTTAAGGTTGCAGTGAAAAGCGGATTCGACTGTTTACTTATACTATTTTACACTATACAACAATACAAACTACAATATACCTATAAATGAATACGCACCATTGAACTATTTATTTAGAAAAAGAAAAAATAATAAAATTTTCTTAAAAGAAGATGTGTTTACTTGATTTTTTCTTATACATTTACGTCATAAATAACCAGGAGGAAATTGGGCCACTTATAAAGAAACAACATGTACTTATTTAACAATTCCGCCTAATGAAACTGCCATTTTTTTCAAAGAAAAATACTACCAAAAACCAACCTGAAACACAAACAGAAAAGTTACAAACATCACTTTCTGCTGAAATTGAAAAAAGCCTTCCGCAACCTTTGGGAATGCTTCAAATAAATTATGTTTTTTTATGCACTGAAGGGCGCAAGGGAGATCATTTTGCCAGTAAGTTAGCTGAAGCTGGTGACGAGATAAGCTATCGAAAAATTGTAGGCAAAGGATATGTTATTACTGGAACCACTGAACTTATAAAAGTAGATGCTGACATTGCTAAACAGCGGATTATAGAGATGACGGAGCATGGATTAAAATACGGCTGTTCGCTAGCGGAATGGAATTTTATTGCTTGTTGATACTTTATGAGGTGCTGCATCCACAAAAGATTCTAAACAGCTAACGAACACTCACACACTATTTATCGATTTATTTTTTTTCAAATCTGTTGATATCCTTTCATAGATAATAAGGTATGGTCTATTAAATTTATACGGATTTTAATCTGTTGTGTTCCATTTGTTGCATCATTTTGATGATTGCCTCGCAATGATTTCTATAAATCTTGTGCATCTAATAATGTTTATTATGACGTTTTGATGCGGTATTAAATTGTTTCCCGATAAGTTTGTTGTATATTAGAGTTTAGCAAAAATCATATCACTTAAATGAACCTGCATTTTATTAAATCTATACAAAAAGAAAAAATCTAATCTATTTATGAGCCATACTAGTGAAAACAATAAACAATTCATTGAAAAAATTTGGATAATTGTAGGAATTGTAGCTTTTTCGGTTTCTTTACTTTTAATCATTAAAACATCGTTTAACGTTTTATTACTTGTTTTTGCAGGTGTTCTTCTGTCGGTTTTCTTTAGGGGATTGAGTGGTTTTATACAGCGCAAAACGGGCTTAAAGGAAATGACAAGCGTAGGAGTTTCAATCGTATTATCGATAATTGTGCTCGTAGGATTTTTTTGGCTTATGGGTGCCAAAATTCAGATGCAGGTAGAAGAATTATCTGAAACGCTACCAAAAACTATTGATAAAGTGCGGGAAACACTCAACGCCAGTGAAGCGGGAAAGGAAGCGATGCACACAATTTCGGATGAAGACCACACAGCAAAGCTCACCAATTTTGCAAGTACGTTTTTTAAATCAACTTTTGGTGTTTTTGGTGATTTGTATGCTGTGCTTTTTATGGGATTTTTCTTTACTATTTCACCAGGTCTGTATTTGAAAGGTATGGTGCAATTGATTCCGGGGAAGGCACAAGATGAGTTTGTAAAACTTTTGAATAAGTTGGGAACGCAATTGCGCAAATGGCTTAAGGGAAAACTGCTCTCAATGCTTATAGTTGCAGCCATGACTGCTATTGGTTTGGCTATATTAGGAATTCCGTTATGGTTGGTGTTGGCACTTTTTGCCGGATTGGTTAGTTTTATTCCGAATTTTGGTCCTATCATTGGTATGACCCCAGCCGTTTTGGTAGGCTTAATGAGTGGAATTGACACAGCACTGTATGTGGTAGGTATTTTTGTACTCATACAGTTTATAGAGAGTAATTTTATAACCACTACAATTCAGCAAAAAATGGTCAACCTTCCTCCGGCTCTTATCCTTATTGCTCAATTAATTATGGGAGCATTGACAGGCGGTTGGGGACTTGTTCTGGCAACTCCCATCACAGTGGTACTTCTAGTAATTGTAAAAGAATTATATATTAATAAACGCCACACCCCTTTAAAGAACTCTACAGATGGCAATGAAAAAAGTTGAAACTGCTTTATTTGTGGTTGATTTGTTTAAGGCTTAAGGTTTTGTTTGATGTATAGCGTATGTCTGGGTGGTGTGATTCAGAGTGCGATTTGTAGAAAACCATTAATCTGTCGCGAATTGGTTTAAGGTTTTGTTTGATGTATAGCGTATAAATGTATATTGTATATCTGTATGATGTGGTTCATAGCGGAATTTGTGGTAATTTTTAATCTGTGGTTCACTTGTTCACTCGTTTACTGGCTCACCTGTTTACTAGTTTAAAGTTTAAGGTTTAAAGTTGAGTGAAACATTAATTCTTATTTTGAAACCGTAAAACTCCCCCTTTGAAGGGGGATTAAGGGGGATGTAATTTTTTTTCTGTATAATGTAAAATGTATATTGTATGATCGGGTGATGTGGTAAGTAGAGGAATTTGTGGTAACCTTTTTAATCTCGGGCTGATTTGTTTAAAGTTTAAGGTTTTGTTTGCTGTATATTGTATAAATGTATAGTGTATGTCCGGGTGATGAGGTTGATAGCGCCATTCTTGGAAATCATTTAATCTGTGGTTCACTTGTTCACTCGTTTACTGGCTCACCTGTTTACTAGTTTAAAGTTTTGGTTACTGTATAATGTAAAATGTATAGTGTATGTCCGGGTGATATGGTTCATAGCGGAATTTGTGGTAATTTTTAATCTGGGAGTATATTAGTTTAAGGTTTAAAGTTTAAGGTTGGAGGTGTTTTAATATCATTCGGACTTAAATTAACAAATCCTATCTTCATTCTTCTTCTTCTTCTTCTTCTTTTACGTCCATGTATTATTTTACAGCTTGGAAGTCGTGAATCTTCGATTTATGACTAAAAGAAGCAAAAGTCTTTCTTTTTTATCTTTCCTCGGTTAAAAAAACGGTTACCTTACATCTCAAAAACGATCAAATCGAAACGTAGCAAGCTACCCGATTTGATTACGTTTTTTTCAATGAGATAATCCCGCTATATCGGGACAAGCTCTTCGTCTTTTAACCAATGATGCTTTAATCCAGGTTATTAGTTTAAATTTGAGTGAAAAAGCGGATTCGACTGTTTACTTTCATTTTTTTACACTATACAACAATACAATTTACAATATACATATTAATAAAGAGGGTGTTTTTGCTGTATAGCGTATGAATGTATATTGTATGTTTGGATGATCAGGTTGATAGCGGATTTCGTGGTAACCTTTTTAATCTCGGGTTGACTGGTTTAAAGTTGAGTGAAACATTATTCTTATTTTGAAACCGTAAAACTCCCCCTTTGAAGGGGGATTAAGGGGGATGTAATTTTTTTTCTGTATAATGTAAAATGTATATTGTATGATCGGGTGATGTGGTAAGTAGAGGAATTTGTGGTAACCTTTTTAATCTCGGGCTGATTTGTTTAAAGTTTAAGGTTTTGTTTGCTGTATATTGTATAAATGTATAGTGTATGTCTGGATGATCAGGTTTATAGCGCCTTTCTTGGAAATCATTTAATCTGTGGTTCACTTGTTCATTCGTTTATTGGCTCACCTGTTTACTAGTTTAAAGTTTTGGTTGCTGTATAATGTAAAAATGTATATTGTATATCTGTATGATGAGGTTGGTAGCGCCATTCTTGGAAATCATTTAATCTGTGGTTCACTTGTTCACTCGTTTACTGGCTCACCTGTTTACTAGTTTAAAGTTTAAGGTTTAAAGTTGAGTGAAACATTAATTCTTATTTTGAAACCGTAAAACTCCCCCTTTGAAGGGGGATTAAGGGGGATGTAATTTTTTTTCTGTATAATGTAAAATGTATATTGTATGATCGGGTGATGTGGTAAGTAGAGGAATTTGTGGTAATTTTTAATCTGTGGTTGATTTGTTTAAAGTTTAAGGTTTTGTTTGTTGTATATTGTATAAATGTATAGTGTATGTCCGGGTGATATGGTTGATAGCGCCATTCTTGGAAATCATTTAATCTGTGGTTCACTTGTTCACTCGTTTACTGGCTCACCTGTTTACTCATTTAAAGTTTAAGGTTTAAAGTTGAGTGAAAAAGCTGATTTAACTTTTTACTTATACTTTTTTTCACATTAAACACTATACAATCTACAGCAATACAATATACAACAATCATAAGGAGTTACTTTTTCACCAATTATTCAATAAAAAGTTTTGTAATTCCACCACTAATATTCCTTCAATAGTGTTACCTGAAAAATGATCAAGAGTTACTACCATTTTGGGATAATTATCTTTTATCTTTTTTAGATTGCCAAATTCACGTTCTATCGTTTTTTCTTCTAATAACGCCAAAGCAACTTGAACATACACTTTTTCTCCATTTTTTTCTGCTATAAAGTCAATTTCATTTGCACCTATTATTCCAATAGTAACCGAATAGCCTTCAATCAATAAATGATTATATACCACATTTTCGATTATTTTTCCACGGTCTTGCAGTTTATATCCCCACATTGCATTTCTTATACCCATATTTTCAAAATAGTACTTCTCTCCAATCTCAAATATTTTTTTTCCTTCTATATCATACCTCTTTACCTGATGAATTAAAAACGCGTTGGTTAAGTGCTGTATATAAAGTTGAACTTGATTGGATGCTATATTTACTTTTTGAGATTTCAAAAAATCACTGATTTTTTTTGCTGAAAAAACACTTCCTGTGTTAGAAGCCAAAAAGAAAATCAATTGTTCTAAAAAAACAGTGTTTCGTACCGCATATCGATTGATTACATCTCGGAATACAATGGTGGAGTAAATATTCTTTAAATATTCAAAAATGATGGCATCTTCAAATGGTAAATGTTTTAAATAAGGCAAACCGCCGTATTTCAGGAATTTTTCTAATGAAACCGAATTGTTTTCTAAGTCATGAAATGTTAAAAACTCTTTGTATGATAAACTGTAAACAGTTATTTCAATTGCTCTGCCACTTAAAAAGCCTGAAATATCTCCAGATAAAAGGTTGGCGTTGCTACCTGTGCAGTACAAATCTAAATCATTGTGAAGCAATAAAGAACGAAGCGCTGTTTCAAATTCAATGATATCTTGTATCTCATCTATAAAAACATAAGTTTTAAATGTTTTCGACTTATTTTTTAAAATATAATCATTAAGATCTTGGGCGTTTTTCAAATGCGAAAATGCTAAATCTTCTTTGTTTATATAAATAATTGTTGCGTCAGGATCATCTTTTTTAATAATAGTCATCAATTGAAGTAAAAGGTAACTTTTACCCACTCTGCGTTGTCCGGTAAAACATTTTATGAGATTTTTTCCAATAAAAGGTTTCACACGATTTATATATAACGGTCTTAATATAGCGTTTGTTTCCAATTTTAATTATACTTTATATACACATGCTAATATAAAAAAGTTTTAATTATGATTAAAACTTTTTTATAAATAAAATTTAATTTAAATCATACTTAAAACATATAGCGCAGTAAAGTTTATTGAGCAATACTTGGAAATCTTTTAATTTGTGGTTCACTTGTTCACTCGTTTACTGGCTCACTTGTTTACTAGTTTAAGGTTTCGGTTGCTGTATATTGTATAAATGTATATTGTATGTCTGGATGATGAGGTTGATAGCGGAATTTGTGGTAATTTTTAATCTGGGAGTATATTGGTTTAAGGGTTAAAGTTTAAGGTTGGAGGTGCTTTAATATCATTCGGACTTAAATTAACAAATTTTATCTTCATTCTTCTTCTTTTACGTCCATGTATTATTTTACAGCTTGGAAGTCGTGAATCTTCGATTTATGACTAAAAGAAGCAAAAGTCTTTCTTTTTTATCTTGCCTCGGTTAAAAAACGGTTACCTTACATCTCAAAAACGATCAAATCGAAACGTAGCAAGCTACCCGATTTGATTACGTTTTTTTCAATGAGATAATCCCGCTATATCGGGACAAGCTCTTCGTCTTTTAACCAATGGCGCTTTAATCCAGGTTATTAGTTTAAGGATGCAGTGAAAAAGCTGATTTAACTGTTTACTTATACTTTTTTTACACTATACAACAATACAATTTACAATATACATATAAATGAAGAGGTTGTTTTTGCTGTATAGCGTAGGAATGTATATTGTATGTTTGGATGATAAGGTTGATAGCGCAATTTGTGGTAACCTTTTTAATCTCGGGCTGATTGGTTTAAAGTTTAAAGTTTTGGTTGCTGTATAATGTAAAATGTATATTGTATCTCTGGATGATATGGTTGATAGCGCCATTCTTGGGAATCATTTAATCTGTGGTTCAGTGGCTTATTTGTTTACTCGTTTAAGGTTTAAAGTTTAGTGAAAAAGCTGATTTAACTGTTTACTTATATTTTTTTACACTATACAACAATACAATTTACAATATACATTTGTGTATTATAAATATTTCAACATCCCCCCTGCCCCCTTCAAAGGGGGAATATTTACAGTTTTGTTTTTAGTTTGGGATTATAAAAAAAATAAACGGGTTCATATTTAATTTATTGATACTAATAATTAAAAGCCTTGTAAAGTAACCTAATCTATACCTGAAAACAGTCAACGATTTATTTCCTTATTTTTAGACTTTGACTTCTTACCTCCCTGACTGTTATATAGTTTGCAATTTTATAACAAATAAAATGTATTCTTGCTATTTTGAGAAGACCTGTAAAATAAGCTTTAAATAGGTCTAATAATTGTTTATCTTTGTTTTTTGAGTTGGATTTCTTATATGTACGCATTACTTAGGAAACAATATCTTAATATACTGAAAATTAGTTTTTTAATAAATTTTAATCGCGGTTATTTATTGATTTTTTAATTACTTAAAATTTTGGTCGTTTACTAAACTTAATTTATAATGGAAGAGCGTTTATATCAAAAATTTAAGCTTCTTTTTTCGATATATTCTGATGATAAAATTCTTTTAGAAGAATATTGGTCAGAAATTTTAAAGCAATATTCCAGTACAAAAAGATACTATCATAATTTACATCATCTAGATTTTATGATTAATGAGCTAGAAGGCGTGAAATCTGAATTTCAGGATTGGAACGCTATGTGCTTTTCTATTTTCTATCACGATATTATTTATAAAAGTACTGCTAAAAATAATGAAGAAAAAAGTGCGGAAATAGCAAAAAATCGGTTACAAAAAATAAGTGTGCCTATTGATAAAATAGACACCATATACAACCAAATTTTAGCTACCAAAAAGCATCTGTTTTCTAATGACAAAGACACTAACTATTTATTAGACGCAGATTTAGCTATTCTTGGAAAAAGTTGGACAGACTATGAAGTATATATTAAAAACATTAGAAAGGAATATGCTGCATATCCTGATTTCATATACAAGCCGGGTAGAAAAAACGTTTTGAAACATTTTTTAGCTTTTAAAACTATATACAAAACAGACTTTTTTTACAATAAGTACGAATTACAAGCAAGAGAAAATATGCAACGAGAGTTGAAGCAATTATAATAAATTGAGATGTACCAAGACTTACCAAAAGAAGTATGCACTTATTTACTGCAACAGCTGATAAGTTTTTGTACTTCCCATCTTTTTTAATGTAAATTAATCTAGCCACTCACCTTACTTTAAGAGCAGAGGATTTAAGTTGTCTTTTGCGTTAGGGATGGAAGTGG is from Paenimyroides aestuarii and encodes:
- a CDS encoding AI-2E family transporter, encoding MSHTSENNKQFIEKIWIIVGIVAFSVSLLLIIKTSFNVLLLVFAGVLLSVFFRGLSGFIQRKTGLKEMTSVGVSIVLSIIVLVGFFWLMGAKIQMQVEELSETLPKTIDKVRETLNASEAGKEAMHTISDEDHTAKLTNFASTFFKSTFGVFGDLYAVLFMGFFFTISPGLYLKGMVQLIPGKAQDEFVKLLNKLGTQLRKWLKGKLLSMLIVAAMTAIGLAILGIPLWLVLALFAGLVSFIPNFGPIIGMTPAVLVGLMSGIDTALYVVGIFVLIQFIESNFITTTIQQKMVNLPPALILIAQLIMGALTGGWGLVLATPITVVLLVIVKELYINKRHTPLKNSTDGNEKS
- a CDS encoding ArsR family transcriptional regulator, giving the protein MLESLITSKTRVKLLVKFFVTSANSGHLRGLASEFNESTNAIRKELNHLSEAGYLQKKEVSNKIAYKANTKHPMFQLLQQVVHKYLGLDAIVEQVVERMGNVQTIELIGDYAKGIDSGTIEINIVGTDINTEYTENIIPKIKDIAHRSICLYYNKPLTKDGIVLFGGEERGI
- a CDS encoding HD domain-containing protein, which gives rise to MEERLYQKFKLLFSIYSDDKILLEEYWSEILKQYSSTKRYYHNLHHLDFMINELEGVKSEFQDWNAMCFSIFYHDIIYKSTAKNNEEKSAEIAKNRLQKISVPIDKIDTIYNQILATKKHLFSNDKDTNYLLDADLAILGKSWTDYEVYIKNIRKEYAAYPDFIYKPGRKNVLKHFLAFKTIYKTDFFYNKYELQARENMQRELKQL
- a CDS encoding putative polyvalent protein kinase domain-containing protein: MLSGKSQVRFGTVIQAITSYLSNGTQASTTTEVEKSFKEQETKVLESYITANHLWINNIDFSQYVSEGAEQKVYLKDSEYVLKLNDAIYYSSWRDYLFNLLLHNFFFADTAYELKGFTKDNNVLYAVVQQNYVSVTSVTDLNKVKSFLTANGFYNNRNNDYINKEIGIILEDLHDENVLTQNDILYFIDTVFYLTDEFWKGI
- a CDS encoding ATP-binding protein; the encoded protein is METNAILRPLYINRVKPFIGKNLIKCFTGQRRVGKSYLLLQLMTIIKKDDPDATIIYINKEDLAFSHLKNAQDLNDYILKNKSKTFKTYVFIDEIQDIIEFETALRSLLLHNDLDLYCTGSNANLLSGDISGFLSGRAIEITVYSLSYKEFLTFHDLENNSVSLEKFLKYGGLPYLKHLPFEDAIIFEYLKNIYSTIVFRDVINRYAVRNTVFLEQLIFFLASNTGSVFSAKKISDFLKSQKVNIASNQVQLYIQHLTNAFLIHQVKRYDIEGKKIFEIGEKYYFENMGIRNAMWGYKLQDRGKIIENVVYNHLLIEGYSVTIGIIGANEIDFIAEKNGEKVYVQVALALLEEKTIEREFGNLKKIKDNYPKMVVTLDHFSGNTIEGILVVELQNFLLNNW